tttaaatataaaatcacatgaaataaaatttatctcGAAAGACCTACAATCTCTTGGAACCAATGTagacttagagcccgtttggattggcttataagttgcttataagctgttttaagcttttttgagtgtttgactggccagcttaaagccattttgtgcttaaaataagcccaaaaaattaattagacccgtttggcttagcttatctaaagcagcttataagctgaaaacagcttataagctgctttttttaagcccatccaaacaggctcttagtaaaaagcaaaaagaaaaaaaattacatagaTAATATCAACTACCTGGCGTTAAGTCTTAGCCATTTTGACGCGCTCACATTAAGTTCGATGTTTAATAGAATTCACTGTAATCTTgctaagaccacaagattcaaaagttttctatatttttttaaacttcgtgccgATTAAAATTAAGACagataaattgaaacggatgaataaatattaaaatggAATGATTTCAAATAGAGTTAATATGCTATTAAAGATTCATATAGTTGATCTCATTCAGCTTGATGATAAGGTGAAATAgttgttgtattatgaatgcAGATTATATCTTAAATCAAAGTGTCATAGTTATGATGCACAATTTCAGattaaaaacaattatttatacGTGAAATAAACGAACCTCAGTGAAAAAACGCCACGAAAATGGTCGACAAGAACAGTAAATACTcttttatctttaattaaaGTCTCGGCGTCGAGCATCAAGTATGAATCTATCTTTGTTAGGGAACACCTTATCCCCAATAGAAACTTCAGAAAAGGCTGAAATATGCCattgaactatcggaaatggctcatttatgccactcatcaatagtttggcttaTTTGTGCCATCAAACTATCAGAAATGattcatttatgtcactcatcaatagtttggctcatttatgccatcgcccgttaccaaaatgaatcatccatgtcattttttACTAGCGCCGGTTgtataataccagatatgataCTTGCCCTCCAATTAGAGGTTCACGTCGCTTAATTAAACCacccaattttaaatcccaaattaataaaaaattaacccaTACACCATACCCACCCACAActataatctagttggaggccacgtgtcatatctagTATTGTAAAATCggtgttaatgaaaaatggcatggatgagtcatttggTAAccggcgatggcataaatgagccaaactattgatgagtggcgtAAATGAATGGGTTACGATAGTTCGATGGCGTAAAtggccaaactattgacgattTATAAATAGCCTATTTAATAGTTCGAGATATTTGAACTTTTTCAGATAAACTTTTCGTCTcgaattttaatttaattgagcTACAATTCAGCTATCGAATAtcgagcaaaaaaaaaaaaaatacaaaaacaaaaagagagtaggaaagaaaaaaattacatttgCAAGATAATTATATTATTTGAAGAAACGTACTAtattgaaataagaaaaaatgaggtgatatcttaaaaaaaaaaaaaaaaaaaaaaaaaaaaagaaatgaaatgaagtgaTAAACTCAATATGTCATGAGATAATTAAAGATAAGTACACATAAAAGTCCCCACACCCTCCCCTGTTTTTTCCCTTCTTCCCCTGCTGTACTATATATTCATCTTTCCCCTTTTATTCTCATTTCTCTTTCTCTAACAAACAACTGATTATTCTctgcctctctctctctttcttgaatACCCATTTTTTTCTGTTCTTTTTTCTCTGCAAAAAAACTCCATGAAAAGAgcttgaaaaaagaaagaaaaaaagttgaagatttTATTGGTTCAAGTGAGAAATGGGGAAGTACATGAGGAAGTCAAAAAAAGGAGGGGAAGTATCACCAATTGGTGTTCTAACAAGGGCTAAAAGTAAAACCCTAGCTGCTCTTCAAAAATCATCAAGAATGGTGGTGTCACCGGTTACCGGCAACGGCGGTGATGGTGAGTCCTACTTAGAGCTTCGTAATAGAAGGCTAATCAAACCCTTTTCAGTTCTTGATGGGAAAAAACAGAAACACAAAGATCCCAATTTGGCAAACCCTAACCCTAAGGGAAAGGACTGTTTGGATGCTCAAGAAATGGAAAATGAGAATAGCTGCTTTGGAGAAAACTTGTTGGAATTTGAAGGTGGAAAAAGGTGGGTTTTTTTATtggttttcttttgttgttcattttccttttattagAAAATCTTATGTCTTGTTCTTCATCAAAATTAGAAAATCTTATGTCTTGTTTGGTTGCCAAGAAAATTTTGAGGAATCTTCTTTCAAAGGTATACTAGGTTGCATGTTCATATATGTTACTCTCTGTGAAGATTAGAGCTTTGTGCTTTATGTGA
This portion of the Lycium ferocissimum isolate CSIRO_LF1 chromosome 1, AGI_CSIRO_Lferr_CH_V1, whole genome shotgun sequence genome encodes:
- the LOC132060817 gene encoding cyclin-dependent kinase inhibitor 4-like, which produces MGKYMRKSKKGGEVSPIGVLTRAKSKTLAALQKSSRMVVSPVTGNGGDGESYLELRNRRLIKPFSVLDGKKQKHKDPNLANPNPKGKDCLDAQEMENENSCFGENLLEFEGGKRTTRESTPCSLIRDLETPGSSTRPRRINANEVPNSVRANIPTAHEMDEFFTRAEEQQRRKFIEKYNFDPVKEEPLPGRYEWVKVDC